From a region of the Candidatus Rhabdochlamydia porcellionis genome:
- the rnr gene encoding ribonuclease R, producing MVKRKKGLSSQKCAKLILECIQKNSYQPITTEELFIKIHLSPSSSSAFQLAIDALIKGNQICLKKKKVYPLKQDQEQILNGTLRLHPKGFGFVIPNERAKWPQDIFIPKNYTESAIDGDLVKVAVNTNSSSEKGPEGKILSILKRAHSQLAGTICAVHSSRELAAHIPLLGNNKPIVIRSSPSLSCKIGDRVILRVDEWGSKEKPTICTISQIIGNIIDPSCDVKATTLEFNLRSDFPENVITEAKGFGNKVRVSDLKNRMDLTGLTCFTIDPDTAKDFDDALSLTKDEKGHFHLGVHIADVAHYVKPNSSLDQEAFLRANSTYFPGTCVPMLPEELSNQLCSLKANVKRLTVSVLIKMDSYGKVLHFEIVRSYIKSAKRFSYFEAKEILDGKKKNAHTSTLRLMVDLCLLLKKQRRERGSIDFSLPEISLVIDKNGLPLGVKKIEYDITHQLVEEFMLKANELVALELTHRGKQLIYRVHEEPNPENIKDFFELARTFGLHVASNSTFKDIPELFQQAQENPFLSQLSIAFIRSMKLAQYSTENMGHFGLCLEHYCHFTSPIRRYSDLIIQRLLFNEEPKELDLKEIATHCSEQERISFRAENSVVTLKKLRLLEKEFLRDPLRYHAAIVTKIKPFGLYFELIELMLEGFLHISELEDDYFIFDERASILKGRFTGHIHRLGEKIFVQIARIDLIFLESRWMLKQEQNSKKRKRNS from the coding sequence ATGGTAAAAAGAAAAAAGGGCCTTTCCTCTCAAAAATGTGCAAAGCTCATTCTAGAATGTATTCAGAAAAATTCTTATCAACCCATAACCACAGAAGAATTATTTATAAAAATTCATCTATCTCCTTCTTCATCTTCTGCATTTCAGTTAGCGATTGATGCTTTAATAAAAGGTAATCAGATCTGTTTAAAAAAAAAGAAAGTATATCCCCTAAAACAAGATCAGGAACAAATCCTAAATGGAACTCTTAGACTCCATCCCAAAGGGTTTGGATTTGTGATTCCCAATGAACGCGCAAAATGGCCTCAAGATATTTTTATTCCTAAAAATTATACAGAATCTGCTATTGACGGAGACCTTGTAAAGGTAGCAGTCAATACAAATTCCTCTTCAGAAAAAGGGCCTGAAGGAAAAATCCTCTCTATTTTAAAAAGAGCTCATAGTCAATTAGCAGGAACTATTTGCGCTGTCCACTCTTCTAGAGAACTCGCGGCTCATATACCTCTATTAGGAAACAATAAACCTATTGTCATCCGCTCTTCACCTTCTCTTTCTTGCAAAATAGGGGATCGAGTTATCTTACGGGTTGATGAATGGGGATCCAAAGAGAAGCCCACTATTTGTACAATATCTCAAATCATTGGCAATATCATAGATCCTTCTTGCGATGTTAAAGCAACAACTCTTGAATTTAACCTACGCTCTGATTTTCCTGAAAATGTCATTACAGAAGCAAAAGGTTTTGGAAACAAAGTAAGAGTCTCTGATCTTAAAAATAGGATGGATTTAACCGGGCTCACTTGCTTTACCATAGACCCCGACACTGCGAAAGACTTTGATGATGCTCTATCTTTAACCAAAGACGAAAAAGGACATTTTCATCTGGGAGTCCATATTGCAGATGTAGCTCATTATGTGAAGCCAAATTCTTCTTTAGACCAAGAAGCCTTCTTAAGAGCTAATTCTACCTATTTCCCAGGCACTTGTGTTCCTATGCTACCAGAAGAGTTATCCAACCAGCTCTGTAGTTTAAAAGCTAATGTAAAGCGTTTAACTGTATCCGTATTAATAAAGATGGATTCATATGGAAAAGTTTTACACTTTGAAATCGTACGCTCTTATATCAAAAGTGCAAAACGCTTTAGTTATTTCGAAGCTAAAGAAATTTTAGACGGCAAGAAAAAAAATGCCCATACCTCTACTCTACGGTTAATGGTAGACTTGTGTCTATTGTTAAAAAAACAACGTCGAGAACGTGGAAGTATTGATTTTTCTCTGCCAGAAATTTCTCTGGTTATTGATAAAAATGGTCTGCCATTGGGAGTGAAGAAAATTGAATATGATATTACGCATCAATTAGTTGAAGAATTTATGCTTAAAGCTAATGAGCTCGTTGCCTTAGAACTAACCCATAGAGGTAAACAACTCATTTACCGTGTGCATGAAGAACCTAACCCGGAAAATATTAAAGATTTTTTTGAATTGGCGCGTACATTTGGATTACATGTAGCTAGTAATAGCACTTTTAAAGATATACCAGAGCTATTTCAGCAAGCTCAAGAAAATCCTTTTTTATCTCAGCTCTCTATAGCATTTATTCGCAGTATGAAATTAGCGCAGTATTCTACAGAGAATATGGGTCATTTTGGTCTTTGTTTAGAACACTATTGTCATTTTACAAGCCCTATTCGGCGCTACAGCGATTTAATCATCCAAAGACTGCTATTTAATGAAGAACCCAAAGAGCTTGATCTAAAAGAAATAGCCACTCATTGCTCTGAGCAAGAAAGGATTAGTTTCAGGGCAGAAAATAGCGTTGTTACCTTAAAAAAACTTCGTTTATTGGAAAAGGAATTCCTACGAGATCCTCTTCGATATCATGCAGCAATAGTAACCAAAATTAAACCTTTTGGTCTATATTTTGAACTTATAGAATTAATGCTAGAAGGATTTTTACATATCTCCGAGCTTGAAGACGATTATTTTATTTTTGATGAGAGAGCCTCTATCTTAAAGGGACGTTTTACTGGACATATACATAGGCTAGGAGAAAAAATATTCGTGCAAATAGCACGTATCGATCTTATTTTTCTAGAAAGCCGCTGGATGCTTAAACAAGAACAAAACTCTAAAAAACGTAAGAGAAACTCATGA
- a CDS encoding HAD family hydrolase: MKYTVFFDLGNVLLFFDHHRMKQQVAICCNLSVEETSFLLQKYLDDYERGSITTQTLYSDLLELGGKPISFTDFTYALSNIFQPNLPVITLLEQIKARGIKLFLLSNTCDAHFNFAQKHFAFLQLFDGFILSYEVGARKPEKKIYQKALEIGNCSHKECFYIDDVPAFVQAARSLNIDSEIYLKPEILHHHLIQRGIL, translated from the coding sequence ATGAAATATACAGTTTTTTTCGATTTAGGTAATGTGCTTTTATTCTTCGATCATCACAGAATGAAGCAACAAGTTGCTATTTGCTGTAATTTGAGTGTAGAAGAAACTTCTTTTTTGCTTCAAAAATATCTTGATGATTATGAAAGAGGTTCTATAACTACACAAACCCTTTATTCCGATTTACTAGAATTAGGGGGAAAGCCCATCTCTTTTACCGATTTCACGTATGCATTAAGCAACATTTTCCAACCTAATCTTCCCGTAATTACTCTCTTAGAACAAATAAAAGCTCGAGGAATAAAGCTCTTTCTTTTATCTAATACCTGCGATGCTCACTTTAACTTTGCTCAAAAGCACTTTGCTTTCCTGCAACTATTTGATGGATTTATTCTATCTTATGAAGTGGGAGCTCGTAAACCAGAGAAAAAGATCTACCAAAAAGCCCTGGAAATAGGAAATTGTTCTCACAAAGAGTGTTTTTATATCGATGATGTCCCTGCTTTTGTACAAGCAGCGCGCTCTTTAAACATTGATTCAGAGATTTATTTGAAACCAGAGATACTCCACCATCATTTAATCCAAAGAGGAATCCTGTAA
- the folD gene encoding bifunctional methylenetetrahydrofolate dehydrogenase/methenyltetrahydrofolate cyclohydrolase FolD: MKLIDGISIAKTIQERIKSSIAKLKTRPPGLAFVRVGDNPASHSYIRMKKKRCQEVGIISFDVELPSHVSEAQVILEIKRLNLDSAVDSILVQLPLPKHINPFLIMQMIDPEKDVDGFNPFNMGKLLLGERDGFIPCTPHGIHVLLTQSQIPLLGKHVVIVGRSNIVGKPLAALLMQKAPHCNATVTLVHSFSEKLEEICKQADILIAAIGKPAFIKKNMVKPRATVIDVGINHIINNQGEKQIVGDVAFDEVAPHCSYITPVPGGVGPMTISMLLANTLLSYQRKIK; encoded by the coding sequence ATGAAGCTCATTGACGGCATATCCATTGCAAAAACGATTCAAGAGAGAATCAAATCCTCTATTGCCAAATTAAAAACCCGCCCTCCTGGATTAGCTTTTGTTCGTGTGGGGGATAATCCCGCTTCTCATAGCTATATCCGTATGAAAAAAAAGCGATGTCAAGAAGTGGGTATTATCTCTTTTGACGTTGAACTCCCCTCTCATGTTTCTGAGGCCCAAGTCATTTTAGAAATTAAACGTTTAAACCTAGATTCTGCTGTAGATAGTATTCTGGTACAACTTCCTTTACCAAAACACATAAATCCTTTTCTAATTATGCAAATGATTGATCCTGAAAAAGATGTAGACGGATTTAATCCCTTTAACATGGGTAAGCTATTGCTTGGAGAAAGGGATGGGTTTATTCCTTGCACACCTCACGGCATTCATGTATTATTAACACAATCTCAGATTCCTTTATTAGGTAAGCACGTTGTTATCGTAGGAAGAAGTAATATCGTTGGAAAGCCTTTAGCGGCGCTTTTAATGCAAAAAGCTCCCCACTGTAATGCAACAGTTACTTTAGTGCATAGTTTTTCTGAGAAATTAGAAGAGATTTGCAAACAAGCCGATATTTTAATCGCAGCTATTGGCAAACCAGCTTTTATTAAAAAAAACATGGTTAAACCTCGCGCAACGGTAATTGACGTAGGAATTAACCACATTATAAATAATCAAGGAGAAAAACAAATTGTAGGAGATGTTGCTTTTGATGAAGTCGCTCCCCATTGTTCTTATATTACTCCTGTTCCGGGAGGTGTAGGTCCTATGACAATTTCCATGCTCCTTGCTAACACTCTCTTAAGCTACCAGAGAAAGATAAAATGA
- a CDS encoding inositol monophosphatase family protein, translating to MSKIIKEWASFATKIAFLAGDILKKGFGSQFIIDSKPGKQNLVTEYDRASENLLITAIKDRYPTHSIIAEESGSYIQQGCPATWIIDPLDGTVNFAHEIPLFSISIAVAVDKEIVCGIVYQPMTKELFSAQKQQGAFLNGRSLNISSVSQMNQALLATGFPYDVHKDPLHCIGHFSKILRTGTPIRRLGSAAIDLAYVAAGRFDGFWEVGLNSWDMAAGILLVKEAGGIVTHYDGTEHQIFGYHNLLATNKHLHPIMIDYLNKGKYEAH from the coding sequence ATGTCCAAAATCATTAAAGAGTGGGCCTCTTTTGCTACAAAAATAGCTTTTTTAGCTGGAGATATTTTAAAAAAAGGTTTCGGGTCTCAATTTATCATTGATTCAAAACCCGGCAAACAAAATCTAGTAACAGAATATGACAGGGCATCTGAGAATCTCCTTATTACAGCCATTAAAGATCGCTATCCTACCCATTCAATTATTGCAGAAGAAAGTGGGTCTTATATACAGCAAGGATGTCCAGCTACTTGGATTATTGATCCTCTAGATGGCACTGTAAATTTTGCACATGAAATCCCTCTTTTTTCAATTAGTATTGCTGTAGCTGTTGATAAAGAAATAGTCTGTGGTATTGTATATCAACCTATGACAAAAGAATTATTTTCTGCTCAAAAACAACAAGGAGCTTTTCTTAATGGTCGATCTCTAAACATTTCTTCGGTATCGCAAATGAATCAAGCTCTTCTAGCAACAGGATTTCCTTATGATGTACATAAAGATCCCCTGCATTGCATAGGGCATTTTTCTAAAATCTTAAGAACAGGAACCCCTATTCGTAGATTAGGTTCTGCAGCTATTGACTTAGCGTATGTAGCTGCGGGACGCTTTGATGGATTTTGGGAAGTAGGCCTTAATAGTTGGGATATGGCAGCAGGAATACTTTTAGTAAAAGAAGCAGGTGGAATAGTAACCCATTATGATGGAACAGAACATCAAATTTTTGGATACCATAACCTTTTAGCAACAAATAAACATCTACATCCGATTATGATTGACTATTTAAATAAAGGTAAATATGAAGCTCATTGA
- a CDS encoding sugar transferase, with the protein MMTLDRISSDPVLAAPLEIVPFKKRKRIFDILFSLTALLLGLPFFIVIAFLIKLSSKGPVFYCSLRLGHKGQLFKFWKFRSMHCDADSRLQHLLKQQPKLNREWQRFFKLRNDPRLTYLGRLIRKTSLDELPQFWNVLKGDLSIVGPRPYLPREEKRIKELIGSNIDVLFSIKPGLTGIWQTSGRSALSFEKRVALDLSYVQTHSFLLDMQLIAKTIPEMIASKGAF; encoded by the coding sequence ATGATGACTTTAGACCGAATCTCATCAGATCCTGTTTTAGCAGCTCCTTTAGAGATTGTTCCTTTCAAAAAGAGAAAGCGTATCTTTGACATTCTATTTAGCTTAACAGCTTTACTTTTAGGACTTCCATTTTTTATAGTAATTGCATTTTTGATTAAACTCTCTTCAAAAGGACCTGTCTTTTACTGCAGCTTAAGGCTAGGGCATAAAGGTCAGCTATTTAAATTTTGGAAGTTTCGTTCTATGCATTGTGATGCAGATTCCCGCTTACAGCATTTACTTAAACAGCAACCTAAATTGAACAGGGAATGGCAGAGATTTTTTAAGCTAAGAAATGATCCAAGACTAACCTATCTAGGCAGATTGATCCGCAAAACCTCTCTTGATGAACTTCCTCAGTTTTGGAATGTATTAAAGGGAGATTTAAGCATCGTTGGACCAAGACCTTACTTACCTCGCGAAGAAAAGAGAATTAAAGAGCTAATCGGAAGCAATATTGATGTTTTATTCTCTATTAAACCAGGACTTACAGGTATATGGCAAACCTCTGGGAGAAGTGCTTTGAGTTTTGAGAAAAGAGTTGCCTTAGATTTAAGCTATGTTCAAACTCACTCTTTCCTGCTTGATATGCAATTAATTGCAAAAACCATTCCTGAAATGATTGCCTCTAAAGGAGCATTTTAA
- a CDS encoding copper-transporting P-type ATPase: protein MNHSHHSCHSSDKIPNTSSSTSSLYVCPMHPEVQQDYPGDCSICGMSLELAKITEKEDDSEYRDTLRRFWIGIILTIPILILVIGQTFSGFISEQVSHWIQFILSTPVVFFAGWPFFGKAWRSVVNRSLNMFTLIALGIGTAYFYSAIAVLLPDLFSNSFKEKGELFVYFEAASVITVLVLLGQILELKAKTQTGQAIKSLLNLSAKTAHLVLDGQEQEIPIEQVKVGDLLRIKPGEKVPVDGEVIEGSSFIDESMITGESVPVEKKVQDEVTGSTINQRGSFIMQAKRVGNETLLSKIIQMVSEAQRSKAPIQRLADRVSAYFVPFVIIVAVIAFIIWASIGPEPRFVFALVNAVAVLIIACPCALGLATPMSIMVGIGRGAQMGVLIKNAEALERLEKLNTLMIDKTGTLTEGKPKVIQIITSDIVQENELLSLSAALEKNSEHPLAVAIMQEAKEKDLIIPEVQNFNSITGKGVEGVVKGKQVFIGKVGLLKEKDITGIADLELRAKEAQKQAQSTIFVAIDGQTLGFIVVSDPIKSSTSKAIEDLHRLGIKIIMLSGDAEYTAKAVAQKLHIDEVYAGISPQDKSSFVQKLKNEKQIVAMAGDGINDSLALTIADVGIAMGTGTDVAIQSAGITLVKGDLNGIVKAITLSKVTMRNIRQNLFFALIYNFAGIPIAAGILFPFFGLLLNPMIASAAMACSSVSVILNALRLKKIKLY from the coding sequence GTGAACCATTCTCATCACTCTTGCCATTCCTCTGATAAAATACCAAATACAAGCTCTTCAACGAGTAGTCTCTATGTATGTCCTATGCATCCCGAAGTCCAGCAAGATTATCCAGGCGATTGCTCCATTTGTGGAATGTCTCTAGAACTGGCAAAGATTACAGAAAAAGAAGACGATTCTGAGTATCGAGATACATTACGTAGATTTTGGATAGGGATCATCTTAACAATCCCTATCCTTATTTTGGTTATTGGCCAAACATTCTCAGGTTTTATCTCTGAGCAAGTCTCTCATTGGATTCAATTTATCTTAAGTACTCCTGTTGTATTTTTTGCAGGATGGCCATTTTTTGGAAAAGCTTGGCGTTCGGTAGTCAATCGATCTTTGAATATGTTTACTTTGATTGCTTTAGGCATTGGAACTGCCTATTTTTATAGTGCTATTGCTGTTTTATTGCCCGATCTGTTCTCTAATTCCTTTAAAGAAAAAGGTGAGCTATTTGTCTATTTTGAAGCTGCCTCTGTAATTACTGTTCTTGTTTTGCTTGGCCAAATATTAGAGTTAAAAGCTAAAACTCAAACAGGTCAAGCGATTAAGTCACTATTGAACTTGTCTGCTAAAACAGCTCACCTTGTGTTAGATGGCCAAGAACAAGAGATTCCTATTGAGCAGGTCAAAGTAGGAGATCTATTAAGAATCAAGCCTGGAGAAAAGGTTCCTGTTGATGGAGAGGTAATAGAAGGTTCTAGTTTTATCGATGAATCGATGATCACTGGTGAGAGTGTTCCTGTTGAAAAAAAAGTACAGGATGAGGTTACAGGGAGTACAATCAACCAGAGAGGTAGTTTCATTATGCAAGCTAAGCGAGTAGGCAATGAAACGCTCCTCTCTAAAATTATACAAATGGTCTCTGAGGCACAAAGAAGTAAAGCTCCTATTCAAAGACTTGCTGATCGGGTTTCTGCTTACTTTGTTCCTTTTGTAATTATAGTTGCCGTTATCGCATTTATTATTTGGGCTTCTATTGGACCTGAGCCGCGCTTTGTTTTTGCCTTAGTAAATGCGGTTGCTGTCTTAATCATTGCTTGTCCTTGTGCACTGGGATTAGCTACTCCTATGTCTATCATGGTTGGAATAGGGAGAGGAGCTCAAATGGGCGTACTCATTAAAAATGCTGAAGCATTAGAGCGCTTAGAAAAACTAAATACACTAATGATAGATAAAACCGGAACACTTACAGAAGGAAAACCTAAAGTTATTCAAATTATAACATCTGACATTGTTCAAGAAAACGAGTTGTTAAGTTTAAGCGCTGCTCTAGAAAAAAATAGTGAGCACCCTCTTGCAGTAGCTATTATGCAAGAAGCTAAGGAAAAAGATCTGATTATACCAGAAGTACAAAACTTTAATTCCATTACAGGAAAAGGAGTGGAAGGGGTCGTTAAAGGCAAGCAGGTATTTATTGGTAAAGTCGGTTTATTGAAAGAAAAAGATATTACTGGCATTGCAGATTTAGAACTTCGAGCAAAAGAAGCTCAAAAACAAGCACAAAGCACTATTTTTGTAGCAATAGACGGGCAAACACTAGGGTTTATTGTTGTTTCTGATCCCATCAAATCATCTACCTCAAAAGCAATAGAAGATCTACATCGACTTGGAATAAAAATCATTATGCTGAGCGGAGACGCTGAGTATACTGCAAAAGCTGTTGCACAAAAACTGCATATAGATGAGGTTTATGCGGGCATTAGCCCACAAGATAAAAGCTCTTTTGTTCAAAAGTTAAAAAATGAAAAGCAAATTGTGGCTATGGCAGGTGATGGGATTAATGATTCGTTAGCCCTTACAATAGCTGACGTAGGAATTGCTATGGGAACAGGAACCGATGTTGCTATACAAAGTGCTGGCATAACTTTAGTTAAAGGTGATTTAAATGGCATTGTAAAAGCTATAACTTTAAGTAAAGTCACTATGCGTAATATTAGGCAAAATCTTTTCTTTGCTCTCATCTATAATTTTGCAGGGATCCCTATTGCTGCTGGAATCCTCTTTCCTTTTTTTGGTTTACTCTTGAATCCAATGATTGCAAGTGCAGCAATGGCTTGTAGTTCAGTTTCTGTGATTTTGAATGCATTAAGATTAAAAAAAATTAAACTTTATTAA
- a CDS encoding leucine-rich repeat domain-containing protein, which translates to MSINPTNQLLSSVKPKEQLSVPTLNQKPASKKNVLTKKIAKIFKNAKQVPANSKSMEYDPLKRVLSDNASIGFAETLDTQAPTLLETGPIFYQMDHIETQLPLAVRPKTQRIIQRENPIENLQKILNQWLEDSSIKRNYINQSSNQKAPNCTNALQRILAFFQNTDEKVLDLSNLNLTSLPDVFYFPSFLNRLSEITLSQNNLTSLPQSFKSLQALTVLDLTDNSFAEFPELLVKLPNLKYLDLSKNQLTQLPESLTELRALQALLVRGNQLTELPIDLGKLDKLEILELGINQLKNLPESCVNLKNLKDLSISHNQFVRLPEFIGSLSRLEELRIRNNQIQDLPESLIQLKALKKIYLAYTCLSELSLKILCQLPDCSINGLEYTSLCQRKRGSYQEDQSTSKEILNQWKQKNIGQEPANRVQALHNVRSFCKNANTNTLNLRKLDLTDLPNIFHFEPFVSRLEHLDISGNKLQELPPSICSLKALKTLNLSNNQFHNESLADLPELFLQSATLIRLELDGNRLNICPKFLCNLPNLKVLNISKNDLLCDLEALGSLQNLKDLDLSYNSNLAFFTHQILHLPCIDRIDLTGCDSLHSVFLNTVRETIAGLDRVLHISYPLPSLMEAEEPIEQSLKRLCQIAKREPIDLCALLKVREVRSWLNRLFSIADFQQGGNVQEALAVNVLDCLHEANNNPDFRQVFTHTIRDATESCADRVALSFIDARLAYRLVTIDIHNMRELADFLIKGPCSIAILKELAQQFILQSSSSVDQIEVHLGLLVTLKRELDLPIDIEKMSHFKFSELTPKDLHDAKQYVLKMRKDSYYELLISQDKWKEALKKHYSSKFKEIEEKRDAAMQEGKDEEAIVKKFNKRLIKLTKTALQAESSR; encoded by the coding sequence ATGTCTATAAATCCAACAAACCAATTACTTTCTTCTGTTAAGCCAAAAGAGCAACTATCTGTACCAACTTTAAATCAAAAGCCTGCTTCAAAAAAAAATGTACTTACAAAAAAGATTGCAAAAATTTTTAAAAATGCAAAACAGGTTCCAGCTAATAGCAAAAGCATGGAATATGATCCTCTTAAAAGAGTTTTAAGCGATAACGCAAGTATCGGATTTGCAGAAACTTTAGATACACAAGCCCCTACCCTTTTAGAAACAGGCCCGATATTCTACCAAATGGATCACATTGAAACGCAATTGCCTTTAGCTGTTAGACCTAAGACACAGCGAATCATTCAAAGAGAAAATCCTATTGAAAATCTTCAAAAAATTTTAAATCAATGGCTGGAAGACTCTTCGATTAAGAGAAACTACATAAATCAATCTTCAAATCAAAAAGCACCAAACTGTACCAATGCTTTACAGAGGATTTTGGCCTTTTTTCAAAACACAGATGAAAAGGTCTTAGATTTATCTAATCTTAATTTAACCTCTTTACCTGATGTTTTTTATTTTCCATCTTTCCTAAACAGGTTAAGCGAGATAACCCTTAGCCAGAACAATCTTACGTCTTTGCCTCAATCCTTTAAAAGCCTTCAAGCATTAACAGTACTAGATCTTACTGATAATAGCTTTGCAGAATTTCCTGAGCTTTTAGTTAAGCTACCCAATTTAAAATATTTAGACCTTTCAAAAAACCAACTAACCCAGCTACCTGAGTCCTTAACCGAGTTGCGCGCATTGCAAGCGCTACTTGTCAGAGGAAACCAGTTAACAGAACTACCTATAGATCTAGGCAAATTAGATAAACTAGAGATACTAGAACTTGGAATCAACCAACTTAAAAACTTACCAGAAAGTTGTGTGAACTTAAAAAATCTAAAAGACTTATCTATCAGTCATAACCAATTTGTTAGATTGCCTGAATTTATTGGCTCCCTATCAAGATTGGAAGAGCTTCGGATAAGAAATAATCAGATCCAGGACTTGCCAGAGTCCCTTATTCAATTAAAAGCATTAAAAAAAATATATCTTGCTTACACTTGCCTATCCGAACTCTCTTTAAAAATATTATGCCAACTTCCAGATTGTAGTATAAACGGTCTTGAATACACCTCTTTGTGTCAAAGAAAGCGTGGTTCCTATCAAGAAGATCAGTCCACATCCAAAGAAATTTTGAATCAATGGAAACAAAAAAACATAGGACAAGAACCTGCTAATCGAGTCCAAGCTTTGCATAATGTTCGGAGTTTTTGCAAAAATGCAAATACAAATACGCTAAATCTGCGTAAGTTAGACTTGACTGATTTACCTAATATTTTTCACTTTGAACCTTTTGTAAGCAGACTAGAGCATTTAGACATTAGCGGTAATAAGCTACAAGAATTACCACCATCTATTTGCAGCCTAAAAGCACTAAAAACTCTAAATCTTAGTAACAATCAATTTCACAACGAGTCACTTGCCGATTTGCCAGAGCTTTTTCTTCAGTCAGCAACTTTGATACGCCTAGAGCTTGATGGGAATAGGTTAAATATATGCCCAAAGTTTCTTTGCAATCTGCCGAACTTAAAGGTGCTAAATATTAGTAAAAATGACCTTTTGTGCGATCTAGAAGCTCTTGGTAGTTTGCAAAATTTAAAAGATCTCGATCTAAGCTATAACTCTAATTTAGCCTTCTTCACTCATCAAATACTCCATCTTCCATGTATTGATAGAATCGACCTTACAGGATGTGATAGCCTCCATTCAGTATTTTTGAATACAGTAAGGGAAACTATTGCCGGACTTGATAGAGTTCTACATATTTCTTATCCATTACCTTCACTAATGGAAGCAGAAGAACCTATTGAACAGTCTTTAAAGAGACTCTGTCAAATAGCTAAAAGAGAACCCATAGATCTGTGTGCTCTTTTAAAGGTAAGGGAAGTACGGTCCTGGTTAAACCGACTATTCTCCATTGCTGATTTTCAGCAAGGGGGAAATGTTCAAGAAGCGTTAGCTGTTAACGTGTTAGACTGCTTGCATGAAGCTAATAATAATCCAGATTTTCGTCAGGTTTTTACTCATACTATTCGAGATGCAACAGAAAGCTGTGCAGATAGAGTAGCTCTATCTTTTATAGATGCAAGGCTTGCTTATCGGCTTGTAACAATTGATATCCACAACATGAGAGAGCTAGCTGACTTCCTGATTAAAGGCCCATGCTCTATTGCAATACTAAAAGAGCTTGCTCAACAGTTCATTCTTCAGTCATCTTCTTCAGTAGATCAGATTGAAGTTCATCTTGGGCTCCTGGTTACACTGAAAAGAGAATTGGATCTTCCTATAGATATTGAAAAAATGTCACATTTTAAATTTAGTGAATTAACACCTAAAGATCTACATGATGCTAAACAGTATGTCTTAAAAATGAGGAAGGATTCGTATTATGAGCTTCTTATTAGTCAGGATAAATGGAAAGAAGCTCTTAAAAAACATTATTCATCGAAATTTAAAGAGATAGAAGAGAAAAGAGATGCAGCTATGCAAGAAGGCAAGGATGAAGAAGCCATTGTGAAAAAATTCAATAAAAGATTAATAAAATTAACAAAGACCGCTTTGCAAGCAGAATCATCCAGATAA